One stretch of Pradoshia sp. D12 DNA includes these proteins:
- the lepB gene encoding signal peptidase I → MRKLFKTEVGSWIISIAFAIVLAYLVKTFIISFFIVEGASMEPTLYNNEKVLVNKLAAYSGSVDRQDIVVIRDDGKDKYYIKRIIGLPGEKVEYKNDSLYINGKQKDEPYLPDEQGEVDLLKMNKTGDFDPLKVPNDHYFVMGDNRLNSRDSRNGLGYIDEDDIVGTCEYVILPFEYARKTD, encoded by the coding sequence TTGAGGAAGTTATTTAAAACTGAAGTAGGAAGTTGGATTATCTCTATCGCATTTGCAATCGTCTTAGCTTATCTTGTAAAAACATTTATCATTTCCTTTTTTATAGTTGAAGGAGCCTCAATGGAACCAACACTTTATAATAATGAAAAAGTCTTGGTCAATAAGTTAGCGGCGTATAGCGGTTCAGTTGATCGTCAGGATATAGTAGTCATTCGAGATGATGGAAAAGATAAATACTATATAAAGCGGATTATAGGGTTACCTGGAGAAAAGGTTGAATATAAGAATGACTCGCTTTATATAAACGGCAAGCAAAAAGATGAGCCATATCTGCCTGATGAACAAGGAGAAGTTGATTTACTGAAAATGAATAAAACAGGTGACTTTGATCCATTGAAAGTTCCTAATGATCATTATTTTGTGATGGGAGATAATCGGTTGAACAGCAGGGATAGCCGTAATGGATTGGGCTACATAGATGAAGATGATATAGTCGGTACATGTGAATATGTCATTCTCCCATTTGAATACGCACGTAAAACAGATTGA